The genomic stretch CCAAAACTAGCGGCAGGAACGCTCTACAAGGCGTTTTCGCCTAAAGGCTTATAAACAGCCCCAAAAACACCAAAAAACGCGCTACAAGCGCGGTATGGACTATTGCGTTGAAAAACTCATTGAATTATATTATTTGAAAAGAAATAATTTGTTTGCTAAAAAATGGAGACGGATATGACCCAGATATTCTTGAACCCCGAAGACAACATAAGCCTACAAAAAGTTTATACCAAGGTATTCCAGGAGGCGGATGAAATCTATTTAGCGACCGCTTTTTTGACTGAATGGAGCTTTAACGATGTTAAACTGGGAAACTGCAAACAGTTTGTCGCCATTGTCGGAACACATTTTGGATTGACAAAGAAAAAAGCTTGCAGGGATTTAATGAAATGGTTGCCGCCGTCTCTTAGGTCTCACATATACGCATTCCCCTTTGAACAGCAGAGCACTTTTCACCCGAAGGTTCTTGTTTGGAAAAAAGGTGATAAGTATTTCAGTCTCATAGGTTCTTCTAATCTTACAAGTGCTGCGTTTAACAAAAATTATGAGATAAACGTTGAAAATGAAATTGATGCAGAAGATTACAAAAGAATAGTGGAATGGTTCAAGGATAGAAGCGACCAGTCTCAAGTAATGTCTCAAAGCTGGATTGAGTCCTATGTGGAATCGACTTTTGTATATCGTTCTAAGAAGGGTAAGAAAGAACCCGACGAAAAAGTTTTTGATGTAAGAATACCTCACGGCGAAGAAAGTGTTAAGATTCTAAAAGGTCGCCGCAAGCAGATGGAGGTATTCAAAACAAAAAAAACGAAAATTCTGGAAATGATGAAACAAAATTCTTCGGGAGAACTGTCAAATAAAAAGTTCTGGAGAACCTTTCATGGCTTATGGCATTGCCGATTTGATGAACCCGATGAATTTAGATTTCAGGGCAATGGTATTGAAAGAACCTGTGCTAACGCAAACTGGCGCGAAGCCACGACGGCGTTCCTAACCATCTTTGAAAAGCACAGGAATGGTAACATTTTTGAGCTGGACAAGGTTGTTGCCGAACAAATTGACGCGTTGAAAGAAAAGAAAAACCCTGCGCGAAAGGCCTGGCTTTCAGAAATGCTTTGCCAGTTCTTTCCCGATGCATATCCTCTATTAGACGACCCCGTAAAAAATTGGGTTAAGAAGATTGGCTGGGAAATTGACAGGGGTGGAACCGAGGGAAAGAAGTATGTTGATTTGGCGACACGCCTAAGAAGTGTCGTGAAAGAAAACAAACCTTTTGTGAACAATCTTGCAGAACTAGACGCTTTGATGTGGCTTAACGAAAATCCTGGCAAAGATTTTTTCAGTTGACGCCTATCGCATCAGCTCCCTATACAGGGTGACGCTGGCTCTCCACCAGGTCTGCCAACAGAAAAAAATGTCGTTAAAGCCATTTTCCTTTATGTGCTTGTAGTTCCTGACGAAAAAGAACGCCGCGAACACGACGCAGAGCTTAATGAATAGAAGGATGCGGAGCACCCAGACCATAAGCCAAATTTTGTAATCGTTCATAATTGGACGTAAGCTAGTAAAAAGTTGGCTCCTAGCGTGCAAACAGTTGTTGCTTAATGAACGATATAAACCTAATCAAGTTAGGTTTAACAAGCGTTTTTTTACAAAAAAAGTTCTCTTTGACACTTTATGACTTGAAATTGAATATAAATTGAAAAAAATCAAAGAAAATTCAAAAAAACTTTGATTGTAGTGTAATGGAAAATACTATTATGGTGTTCAAAAAAGGAATGGGTCGTAATGTTCAAAACGCTCGTCGATAATTCATCTTCTTCGCTTTCCATGGTTGAGACGCTAAAACAGTGTTTGATGGAGCCTGGTCTGCAAGAGGTGGATATTGCCACGGGTTATTGGGACATTCCTGGACTGGCCTTAATTCAGGCTGAATTGGATGCGTTCTTACAACAGCCGGACACGCGGTTCAATTTGCTCATCGGGAAGGACCCTTATGTTTATGCGAACCAACTCAAGGAACCTAAATATAAGGACGCTACCTTCCCAGATGATTTTATTAGAACGGACATTGAAAGCCTGGAGCTGAAAGACGAATTTCAGAATGCCGTAAAACTCCTGTTGAAGTATTGCGATAACAGCGAAAATTCTAAAATCCAAATTCGCATCTTTCGTAAAAACGAAAAAGACGAAACACAGTTTCTTCATTCTAAATGCTACATATTCAAGTATAAGGACCATTCCTATGGCCTTATCGGCAGTAGCAATTTTACGGCCAAGGGCTTGCAAGGAAATGCCGAACTCAACCACTTCGACAATGATTCTTCCTTTGTCCTCGCTGAACCCAAAGAAGGTGCCCCTGCAAAGGGCCATCGTTTTTGGTTTTATGAAAAATGGGAACTGTCCGAATGTTGGAATAAGGTATTCCTGGAACAGATTCTAAAAAAAGCCCCGATTGGTGAAAAAGCTCAAAAGGAACTTGAAGAAGAATCAGAACCGACATGGGCTTATACACCGTATGAGCTGTATATCCGCTATCTTCAAAATCAGTTTGGCGACATTGCCGACAGCAGTCAAGATACGACGTTGAAATCCTATCTTCCCAAGGATTACAAAAGTTTTACTTACCAGCTAGACGCAGTAAAGCAGTGCTTCTTTATTATGAAGCAGTACAACGGGTTTATTCTTTCGGACGTTGTGGGACTTGGAAAAACTGTTGTCGGAACATTGATTATTAAAAAGTTTATCGAGGAACACGCTTCCTATGAGGGCCGTTCTGCGAACGTGCTTATCGTAACGCCTCCCGCAATTAAGTCCGGCTGGTTGGACACGATTAGGGACTTCGATGAAGATGCTCCAACGGCAATTACTCCCTATATTGACTTTATCACCACAGGTAGCATTGGAAACCTTTTGACGGGCGAAGATGAAGAAGATAACGATGATGGTGCGTTCACGGAGGCTTTGAAGGATAAGGAATATGGCCTTATCATCATAGATGAAAGTCATAATTTCAGAAACCACAAGACGAAAAAATATCAAGATTTGGATAATCTGATTTCGAGAATTGCTCAACAGCATATTGCTCCTTTTGTTGGGCTGCTTTCTGCTACTCCGCAGAACAACTCTCCGCAGGATATTTACAATCAAATCAAGTTCTTCGAAAGAAATCCGAATAATACGAAGTTGCCGACGATTGAGGGCGGTAAACTAGATTCTTTCTTTAGTAATATGGAAAAAGAGTTCCAGCAGTGTAGGAAGCTGGAGGACAGGCGCGAAGCAAAGATTCGCCTTAAATACCTTTCCAAGCAGATTCGAGAAAAAGTTCTTGACCAGCTCCTGGTCAGAAGAACGCGAACGGATATTAAGAAATACTATTCCAAATACAATGAAGATTTGACTTTCCCTGAATTGAGGGGGCCAAAGAGAATCGACTACATCATGGATTTGGAATTAGCCGATTTGTTCTATAATACCATTCAGGCAATTTTGCCGCCCAATGAGTTGAACCTGTTGGACAATACCAGGCATTTGGGCTATCATCGCTATCAGGCGATTAGGTATTTTAAGGACGAAGAAAACAAGAAGTTCTACGAAAAGAACAACTTGACTGTTGACATGACGACCGAGCAGCTGGCTTCAATGATGAAAAAACTGCTTGTGAAACGTTTGGAAAGCAGCTTGCCTGCTTTCAAGAATACTCTTTGTGCTCTATGGGATGCAACAAAGAACATGATAAAGATGCTTGAACGAAATGTCGTCTTTATCTGCCCTGATATTGATGTAAATCGTGAGTTTTTCGACAAGAATGATGAACCGTTGCCTTTTGATTCTGTCTGTGAAAACATCCGTAGCAGAATTGAAAAGAAGCAAGGCAATAATCGCGAATACAGGGCTGACGATTTCCGAGAGGAATATCTTGAGCGTTTGAGAGAAGATGAACGGATTCTGGACGGCTTATGCAAACGTTGGAATCGTGTTTCCGTTGACCCGAAGCTGGAACAGTTTAAGGAATGTTTAAGAGAAGAATTTTTTGATAAGCGAAAGAACACCTCCCAAAAACTGGTTATCTTTACGGAAGCCGTTGATACGATGAAAGAACTGGAAAAAGTCGTAAAGGCAATTCATCTTCCCAAAAACAGAAGGCTTCGTCCTCTCGCCATTTCTGCCGCCAATCGCGATGCGATGAAGGAAGTGATTAAGCAGAACTTTGACGCGAACTACAAAGGTGAAATGAAAGATGATTACGATGTTATCATCACGACAGAAGTTCTTGCAGAAGGTGTAAACCTACATCGTTCAAACACAATCCTCAATTATGACACACCCTGGAATGCGACAAAATTGATGCAGCGCATTGGCCGTGTGAACCGAATTGGTTCTAAAGAGCCTTTTGTCTATGTTTACAATTTCTATCCCAGCGCAACGGGAAATGAACAGTTGATGCTTATTGAAATCGCTTTTGCTAAGCTGCAAACATTCCACACGATGTTTGGTGAGGATAGCAAAATTTTCAGTGAGGACGAAGAAATCTCCGAGGCGAATTTCACCCAAAACTTTGATGGCGAGGAATCGCCTTATAGCAAGTTTATTTCGGAATTGAAACAGTTCCAGGAAAATAATGCAGAACGCTTCAAGGAACTCATGGAAATGCCGATGGAGAACATGGGCGGACAGTTGCGACAGGATTGTACAAACGGCTGCTTCGCGGTACGTTCGCTCCAGCAGGGAATGTTGAATCTTTTTGCTGATGATAAGGGCAATATCAAAACGGTTTCTCCACTTGAATTTGCTGACTACTTGAAAACAAATTCGTTGAATATTTTCGTTAAGCCTGAAAGTCGTGAACTTTACGAAACAATGAAGGATTCTGCAATCATTGAGTTCAGCAAACACGTCACTCACTCCATTCATGCGAAAGACATTAACGATAAGCAGAAAAATGCCCTGGCTGCTATTGCAAAAATCCGCTTAATGCTTACAGATGATGCCGCGTTCGCTTCCTTGAAGGCTGCTGAAAGAGCAGTAAAGGATAAGAATGTCGATGTGATTAAGGCTGTGCTGAAATGGGAAGAAGATTACGACCGTTCTGGCGCGTCAATGTTCGGCTTGAATAGCGACGTAAACGATTGGGTCAAGACAGCGTTCAAGACCGTTACGGAAAAGGCCAAGTTGAAAAAAGGCGAAGCTTATATCGCGCTTTACGAAATGAACTAGGAAT from Fibrobacter succinogenes encodes the following:
- a CDS encoding phospholipase D family protein codes for the protein MNPEDNISLQKVYTKVFQEADEIYLATAFLTEWSFNDVKLGNCKQFVAIVGTHFGLTKKKACRDLMKWLPPSLRSHIYAFPFEQQSTFHPKVLVWKKGDKYFSLIGSSNLTSAAFNKNYEINVENEIDAEDYKRIVEWFKDRSDQSQVMSQSWIESYVESTFVYRSKKGKKEPDEKVFDVRIPHGEESVKILKGRRKQMEVFKTKKTKILEMMKQNSSGELSNKKFWRTFHGLWHCRFDEPDEFRFQGNGIERTCANANWREATTAFLTIFEKHRNGNIFELDKVVAEQIDALKEKKNPARKAWLSEMLCQFFPDAYPLLDDPVKNWVKKIGWEIDRGGTEGKKYVDLATRLRSVVKENKPFVNNLAELDALMWLNENPGKDFFS
- a CDS encoding helicase-related protein, coding for MFKTLVDNSSSSLSMVETLKQCLMEPGLQEVDIATGYWDIPGLALIQAELDAFLQQPDTRFNLLIGKDPYVYANQLKEPKYKDATFPDDFIRTDIESLELKDEFQNAVKLLLKYCDNSENSKIQIRIFRKNEKDETQFLHSKCYIFKYKDHSYGLIGSSNFTAKGLQGNAELNHFDNDSSFVLAEPKEGAPAKGHRFWFYEKWELSECWNKVFLEQILKKAPIGEKAQKELEEESEPTWAYTPYELYIRYLQNQFGDIADSSQDTTLKSYLPKDYKSFTYQLDAVKQCFFIMKQYNGFILSDVVGLGKTVVGTLIIKKFIEEHASYEGRSANVLIVTPPAIKSGWLDTIRDFDEDAPTAITPYIDFITTGSIGNLLTGEDEEDNDDGAFTEALKDKEYGLIIIDESHNFRNHKTKKYQDLDNLISRIAQQHIAPFVGLLSATPQNNSPQDIYNQIKFFERNPNNTKLPTIEGGKLDSFFSNMEKEFQQCRKLEDRREAKIRLKYLSKQIREKVLDQLLVRRTRTDIKKYYSKYNEDLTFPELRGPKRIDYIMDLELADLFYNTIQAILPPNELNLLDNTRHLGYHRYQAIRYFKDEENKKFYEKNNLTVDMTTEQLASMMKKLLVKRLESSLPAFKNTLCALWDATKNMIKMLERNVVFICPDIDVNREFFDKNDEPLPFDSVCENIRSRIEKKQGNNREYRADDFREEYLERLREDERILDGLCKRWNRVSVDPKLEQFKECLREEFFDKRKNTSQKLVIFTEAVDTMKELEKVVKAIHLPKNRRLRPLAISAANRDAMKEVIKQNFDANYKGEMKDDYDVIITTEVLAEGVNLHRSNTILNYDTPWNATKLMQRIGRVNRIGSKEPFVYVYNFYPSATGNEQLMLIEIAFAKLQTFHTMFGEDSKIFSEDEEISEANFTQNFDGEESPYSKFISELKQFQENNAERFKELMEMPMENMGGQLRQDCTNGCFAVRSLQQGMLNLFADDKGNIKTVSPLEFADYLKTNSLNIFVKPESRELYETMKDSAIIEFSKHVTHSIHAKDINDKQKNALAAIAKIRLMLTDDAAFASLKAAERAVKDKNVDVIKAVLKWEEDYDRSGASMFGLNSDVNDWVKTAFKTVTEKAKLKKGEAYIALYEMN